A section of the Microbacterium forte genome encodes:
- a CDS encoding AAA family ATPase, translating to MNEPYAPGPSAGSTPPPPPAPSAQAAPPAPPAPATRAAASAAASAPAAPAASTSASKKSEAPSEAELQRASAVLKTVSDAYSAKMVGQERLRMSLLISLIAGGHILLESVPGLAKTTAASTLADTVRAQFKRIQCTPDLLPSDITGNQIYDAATGSFRTVLGPVHANFVLLDEINRSSAKTQSAMLEAMQEHQTTIGGEVHHLPKPFLVIATQNPIEQEGTYELPEAQMDRFLLKEIVEYPSPAEEFEILGRIDSGVLDPDRHVSSAISLDDVHMLQDVASRIYVDPAIRNYIVSIAYVTRNPAPYIGEERARFIKYGASPRASIAFLQASRALALLNGRGHVIPEDIRSLRHLVLRHRVLLTFEADAEGIRSEEIIDQIFAAVPTP from the coding sequence ATGAACGAGCCCTACGCGCCCGGCCCCTCTGCAGGTTCGACGCCGCCTCCGCCTCCGGCGCCCTCCGCCCAGGCAGCCCCACCGGCGCCTCCCGCTCCTGCGACCCGCGCCGCAGCATCCGCCGCAGCATCCGCCCCGGCAGCTCCTGCGGCGTCGACGTCTGCGAGCAAGAAGTCCGAGGCCCCTTCCGAGGCTGAGCTTCAGCGCGCAAGTGCCGTGCTCAAGACCGTGTCAGACGCGTACTCGGCCAAGATGGTCGGCCAGGAGCGCCTGCGCATGAGCCTGCTGATCTCGCTGATCGCCGGTGGGCACATCCTGCTCGAGAGCGTGCCCGGCCTCGCGAAGACGACCGCGGCGAGCACGCTCGCCGACACGGTCAGAGCGCAGTTCAAGCGCATCCAGTGCACCCCCGACCTGCTGCCCAGCGACATCACCGGCAACCAGATCTACGACGCCGCGACGGGCTCGTTCCGCACCGTGCTCGGCCCGGTGCACGCGAACTTCGTGCTGCTCGACGAGATCAACCGGTCGAGCGCCAAGACCCAGAGCGCCATGCTCGAGGCGATGCAGGAGCACCAGACCACGATCGGCGGCGAGGTGCATCATCTGCCCAAGCCGTTCCTCGTGATCGCGACGCAGAACCCGATCGAGCAGGAGGGCACCTACGAGCTGCCCGAGGCGCAGATGGACCGCTTCCTGCTGAAGGAGATCGTCGAGTACCCGAGCCCGGCCGAGGAGTTCGAGATCCTCGGGCGCATCGACTCGGGGGTGCTCGACCCCGACCGCCATGTCTCGAGCGCGATCAGCCTCGACGACGTGCACATGCTGCAGGACGTGGCGAGTCGCATCTACGTCGACCCGGCCATCCGCAACTACATCGTCTCGATCGCGTACGTGACCCGAAACCCCGCGCCGTACATCGGCGAAGAGCGCGCGCGCTTCATCAAGTACGGCGCGAGCCCTCGTGCGAGCATCGCGTTCCTGCAGGCATCTCGGGCTCTGGCGCTGCTGAACGGACGCGGCCACGTGATCCCGGAAGACATCCGCTCGCTGCGCCATCTCGTGCTGCGCCACCGCGTGCTGCTGACCTTCGAGGCCGACGCAGAGGGCATCCGCAGCGAGGAGATCATCGACCAGATCTTCGCCGCAGTGCCCACCCCCTGA
- a CDS encoding DUF58 domain-containing protein, whose amino-acid sequence MASLIAQVKSKLFIHSSRKSLHALDGAYASLLHGRSLDFEDLRKYEYGDQVRDIDWRATARLGTPLVKRHRAMRMHTILFVVDTGRSMAALAHDEKSKKDLAILATGVLGVLALRHGDDFSLVYGDSDRIRRRAPGRSEGALEHALRTIDQSIDSSTASSDRDALLSYVTRTVSRRMIVVVITDEAPVTTETERMLRRLRVQHDVLWLTVSDADPVLDHATGTIRSDVDSMWEVPDFVQGDPDIIRELAAQTEADAARLAELLKRMEISHSVLAGQDDAVSQLLQLLNRRSNARL is encoded by the coding sequence ATGGCCAGCCTGATCGCCCAGGTGAAGAGCAAGCTCTTCATCCACTCGTCGCGCAAGTCGCTGCACGCGCTCGACGGCGCCTACGCGTCGCTGCTGCACGGCCGCAGCCTCGACTTCGAGGACCTGCGCAAGTACGAGTACGGCGATCAGGTGCGCGACATCGACTGGCGCGCCACGGCTCGGTTGGGCACCCCGCTGGTCAAGCGACACCGCGCGATGCGGATGCACACGATCCTGTTCGTGGTCGACACCGGACGCTCGATGGCCGCGCTCGCGCACGACGAGAAGTCGAAGAAGGACCTCGCGATCCTCGCCACCGGCGTGCTCGGCGTGCTCGCTCTTCGGCACGGAGACGACTTCTCGCTCGTCTACGGCGATTCCGACCGCATCCGCCGTCGCGCACCGGGTCGCAGCGAGGGCGCGCTCGAGCATGCCCTGCGCACGATCGATCAGTCGATCGACTCGAGCACGGCGTCGAGCGACCGAGACGCGCTCCTGTCTTACGTGACCCGCACGGTCTCACGGCGCATGATCGTCGTCGTCATCACCGACGAGGCGCCGGTCACGACGGAGACGGAGCGGATGCTGCGCCGACTGCGCGTGCAGCACGACGTGCTGTGGCTGACCGTGAGCGACGCCGACCCGGTGCTCGACCACGCGACGGGCACCATCCGCAGCGATGTCGACAGCATGTGGGAGGTGCCCGACTTCGTGCAGGGCGACCCCGACATCATCCGCGAGCTCGCGGCGCAGACCGAAGCCGACGCCGCGCGTCTGGCTGAGCTGCTCAAGCGCATGGAGATCAGCCACAGCGTTCTGGCAGGTCAGGACGACGCCGTCTCGCAGCTGCTGCAGCTGCTGAATCGGAGGTCGAATGCCCGGCTCTGA
- a CDS encoding vWA domain-containing protein: MALANGWLILVAVGVVVIAIALGIVIGLRSTAKTEAHERARVARAERLRALPTFRQALNRRVLALSSVLLIGVVATLAAGVVSARPMASQTIQPVNTSRDIMLCLDVSGSMSEVDVEVLTVFEELLEDFEGERIGLTIFNSSPVQIFPLTDDYEFIRDHLQSIRESFEFTESIPEHWVGTLNGNGASLIGDGLAACAMAFDHPDDERSRSIIFATDNEVNGASIVTLDEAAAYADSNGVRVFALNPVQGKDADVSAELAKAAEATGGAAYGLRDTTTVSDIVAQVQEQEAAALQGQAQVVWTDAPNLWIVVLMISMLSFIVVLWRVRL, encoded by the coding sequence ATGGCACTAGCGAACGGGTGGCTCATCCTCGTCGCCGTCGGCGTCGTCGTGATCGCGATCGCGCTCGGCATCGTGATCGGTCTGCGCAGCACTGCGAAGACCGAGGCGCACGAGCGCGCTCGTGTCGCCCGAGCCGAGCGGCTGCGCGCGCTTCCGACCTTCCGGCAGGCGCTGAACCGACGAGTGCTGGCACTGTCGAGCGTCCTGCTGATCGGCGTGGTCGCGACCCTGGCCGCCGGAGTCGTCTCGGCGCGCCCGATGGCGTCACAGACCATCCAGCCCGTCAACACGAGCCGCGACATCATGCTGTGCCTCGACGTCTCGGGCTCGATGAGTGAGGTCGACGTCGAGGTGCTCACGGTCTTCGAAGAGCTGCTTGAGGATTTCGAGGGCGAGCGCATCGGCCTCACGATCTTCAACAGCTCGCCCGTGCAGATCTTCCCCCTGACCGATGACTACGAGTTCATCCGCGACCACCTGCAGAGCATCCGAGAGAGCTTCGAGTTCACCGAGTCGATCCCCGAGCACTGGGTCGGCACGCTCAACGGCAACGGCGCGTCGCTGATCGGCGACGGCCTTGCCGCGTGCGCGATGGCGTTCGACCACCCCGATGACGAGCGGTCGCGGTCGATCATCTTCGCGACCGACAACGAGGTCAACGGCGCCTCGATCGTGACTCTCGACGAGGCGGCGGCGTACGCCGATTCGAACGGGGTGCGGGTGTTCGCGCTCAACCCGGTTCAGGGCAAAGACGCCGACGTCAGCGCGGAGCTCGCGAAGGCCGCCGAAGCCACGGGTGGTGCCGCCTACGGTCTGCGCGACACGACCACCGTGAGCGACATCGTCGCGCAGGTGCAGGAGCAGGAGGCGGCCGCGCTGCAGGGTCAGGCGCAGGTCGTCTGGACCGACGCCCCGAACCTCTGGATCGTCGTGCTGATGATCTCGATGCTCTCGTTCATCGTCGTGCTCTGGAGGGTGAGACTGTGA
- a CDS encoding vWA domain-containing protein — translation MIFQPVLNVFLLALLCAPVAALAVIALVKAKGRDKALWAMRLVMLLACFVMFLRPGIPGGATETLATDTDIVLVVDTTASIVAEDWNGDEPRLDGVRADVQAIVDEYPGARFALITFDASADLRMPLTTDTTALVSSLEVLRPEVTSQSRGSSIGIANQLLTDTLSNAAEASPDRSRMVFYFGDGEQTVTSPPEPFDGSEKLTDAGAVLGYGTAEGGPMRLTTGGVDGSSSEYIEYQGANALSVIDEANLEAIAADLGVEYQHRTAEAELTLPDAPSTTTSYAESGSVGTVTELYWIAALVVVALLGVELTRASMLVARLRLLRAPSASPRRKTPTGGGAA, via the coding sequence GTGATCTTCCAGCCCGTGCTCAACGTCTTCCTCCTGGCGCTTCTCTGCGCGCCGGTGGCCGCTCTCGCCGTGATCGCGCTGGTCAAGGCCAAGGGACGCGACAAGGCCCTGTGGGCCATGCGGCTGGTCATGCTGCTCGCGTGCTTCGTCATGTTCCTGCGCCCGGGGATCCCCGGGGGTGCGACAGAGACCCTCGCCACCGACACCGACATCGTGCTCGTCGTCGACACGACCGCGAGCATCGTCGCCGAGGATTGGAACGGCGACGAGCCGCGCCTGGACGGCGTCCGCGCCGACGTGCAAGCCATCGTCGACGAGTACCCGGGCGCCCGCTTCGCCCTGATCACCTTCGACGCCTCGGCGGATCTGCGCATGCCGCTCACCACCGATACGACCGCGCTCGTCTCATCGCTCGAGGTGCTCCGCCCCGAGGTGACGAGCCAGTCGCGCGGCAGCTCGATCGGCATCGCCAACCAGCTGCTCACCGACACGCTGTCGAACGCGGCCGAGGCCTCACCCGACCGCTCGCGCATGGTGTTCTACTTCGGCGACGGCGAGCAGACGGTGACGTCGCCGCCCGAGCCGTTCGACGGCAGCGAGAAGCTCACGGACGCCGGCGCGGTGCTCGGCTACGGCACCGCCGAAGGCGGGCCGATGAGGCTCACCACCGGCGGCGTCGACGGCTCGTCGAGCGAGTACATCGAATATCAGGGGGCGAACGCGCTGTCGGTGATCGACGAGGCGAACCTCGAGGCGATCGCCGCGGATCTCGGCGTCGAGTACCAGCACCGCACGGCGGAGGCCGAGCTGACGCTGCCCGACGCTCCATCGACCACCACCAGCTACGCCGAGTCGGGTTCGGTCGGCACCGTGACCGAGCTGTACTGGATCGCCGCCCTCGTCGTCGTGGCGCTGCTCGGGGTGGAGCTCACGAGGGCGAGCATGCTCGTGGCCCGGCTGCGTCTGCTGCGAGCACCGTCGGCGTCGCCGCGCCGGAAGACACCGACCGGCGGAGGTGCCGCATGA
- a CDS encoding alpha/beta hydrolase codes for MTETTLRPPFDPELEAALALVADTLPSTLTAEMIPLLRQSPVSGEDEIFTVLDERGFTRRDVTIAGHEGDEIVVSVVEKAGRTGTGPGFFHTHGGGMIIGNRWLGVVGFLDWAERFNGVIVTVEYRLAPEFPDPYPVEDCYAGLVWTAENAAELGIDPNRLLIGGGSAGGGLAAGTTLLARDRRGPGLIGQLLIYPMLDDRDESVSTRQIDGIGVWDRGSNITGWTALLGGRKGTDDVSIYAAPARATDLTGLPPAFIDCGSAEVFRDEDVDYATRLWAAGVQAELHVWAGGFHGFDMFAPHTAVAQAMLAARDDWVNRLLG; via the coding sequence ATGACCGAAACAACCCTTCGCCCTCCGTTCGACCCCGAACTGGAGGCCGCACTCGCGCTGGTCGCAGACACGCTGCCGTCGACCCTGACTGCCGAGATGATTCCCCTGCTGCGCCAGTCTCCCGTGAGCGGCGAGGACGAGATCTTCACCGTGCTCGACGAGCGGGGCTTCACGCGCCGCGACGTGACCATCGCGGGTCACGAGGGCGACGAGATCGTCGTCTCGGTGGTCGAGAAGGCGGGTCGCACCGGCACGGGTCCTGGCTTCTTCCACACGCACGGCGGCGGCATGATCATCGGCAACCGCTGGCTCGGCGTCGTGGGCTTCCTCGACTGGGCGGAGCGCTTCAACGGCGTGATCGTGACAGTCGAGTACCGGCTTGCTCCGGAGTTCCCCGATCCGTACCCGGTCGAGGACTGCTACGCGGGTCTGGTGTGGACGGCCGAGAACGCTGCAGAGCTGGGCATCGATCCGAACCGCCTCCTGATCGGTGGGGGGAGTGCCGGTGGCGGCCTGGCCGCGGGAACGACCCTGCTCGCGCGGGACCGCCGCGGCCCCGGGCTCATCGGTCAGCTGCTGATCTACCCCATGCTCGACGACCGCGATGAAAGTGTTTCGACCAGGCAGATCGACGGGATCGGCGTGTGGGACCGCGGGTCGAACATCACCGGGTGGACCGCCCTCCTCGGCGGACGCAAGGGCACCGATGACGTCTCGATCTATGCGGCTCCGGCGCGCGCCACGGACCTGACCGGTCTTCCGCCCGCCTTCATCGACTGCGGAAGCGCCGAGGTGTTCCGCGACGAGGACGTCGACTACGCGACCAGGCTGTGGGCGGCCGGCGTGCAGGCCGAGCTGCACGTATGGGCCGGCGGGTTCCACGGCTTCGACATGTTCGCTCCGCACACGGCCGTCGCGCAGGCGATGCTGGCCGCCCGCGACGACTGGGTGAACCGGCTGCTCGGGTGA
- a CDS encoding ZIP family metal transporter: protein MGGAILWGAVAASPLIVGAILALLRTWPPRWLGIVLGFGAGALMASIAFELWEEGLDLAGPIPLIVGVVAGALAYFIADRILDARAAKSKDSGAGVPLALGALLDGIPEQLVLGIGLASGEPVSIALVVAIVVSNLPESIGSAADLLKGGMAKSRVLLLWAGISVICALATVAGFALASSTGDDFRAGASGFAAGALLVMLVDSMVPDAQQKAKQVTGLATVLGFALAAGLSLAS from the coding sequence ATGGGCGGAGCGATCCTGTGGGGCGCGGTCGCCGCGTCGCCCCTCATCGTCGGCGCGATCCTCGCCCTGCTGCGCACCTGGCCACCGCGGTGGCTGGGCATCGTGCTCGGCTTCGGCGCGGGCGCCCTCATGGCGTCCATCGCGTTCGAGCTGTGGGAGGAGGGGCTCGATCTCGCGGGCCCCATCCCCCTGATCGTCGGCGTCGTCGCGGGAGCCCTCGCGTACTTCATCGCCGACCGGATCCTCGATGCGCGAGCGGCGAAGTCGAAGGACAGCGGCGCGGGCGTCCCGCTCGCGCTGGGCGCTCTGCTCGACGGCATCCCCGAACAGCTCGTGCTGGGAATCGGTCTGGCCTCCGGTGAGCCGGTGAGCATCGCCCTCGTCGTGGCGATCGTGGTCTCGAACCTGCCCGAGTCGATCGGCTCGGCCGCCGACCTGCTCAAGGGCGGCATGGCCAAGTCGCGCGTGCTGCTGCTCTGGGCCGGCATCTCGGTGATCTGCGCACTCGCGACCGTCGCCGGCTTCGCCCTCGCGAGCAGCACCGGCGACGATTTCAGAGCGGGCGCGAGCGGCTTCGCGGCCGGTGCGCTGCTCGTGATGCTCGTCGACTCGATGGTTCCCGACGCTCAGCAGAAGGCCAAGCAGGTGACGGGGCTCGCGACCGTGCTCGGCTTCGCGCTCGCCGCCGGGCTGTCGCTCGCGAGCTGA
- a CDS encoding NAD(P)H-dependent oxidoreductase: MSASRPTVHWIYAHPQENSFNARLFRDGVEALSRDHDVEITDLYAQRFDPVLAAQDLGEPHGREGNVVDLMGEAFAAGQLPADVSEEQRKLGAADLVVLQFPLWWYGPPAILKGWFDRVLTNGFAYGPVDAQTGLPLRYGEGLLAGRRALVIVTAGEDDRSIGERGISGDLDSLMFPLTHGTLWYTGIEPLDLHVVHDADGMDAAGIDHESARLVERLSGLGDESPSHPYRRLRDGDYHGTRALRADLLPGRTDLGIHRVTVE; the protein is encoded by the coding sequence GTGTCCGCATCACGCCCGACCGTCCACTGGATCTATGCCCACCCGCAGGAGAACTCCTTCAACGCCCGACTGTTCCGCGACGGAGTCGAAGCCCTCTCGCGCGACCACGACGTCGAGATCACCGATCTGTATGCTCAGCGGTTCGACCCCGTCCTCGCCGCCCAGGACCTCGGCGAGCCCCACGGCAGGGAGGGCAACGTCGTCGATCTCATGGGCGAGGCGTTCGCCGCGGGGCAGCTGCCGGCGGATGTGAGCGAGGAACAGCGCAAGCTGGGGGCCGCAGATCTCGTCGTGCTCCAGTTCCCGCTGTGGTGGTACGGCCCGCCGGCGATCCTGAAGGGGTGGTTCGACCGCGTGCTCACCAACGGGTTCGCGTACGGACCGGTCGACGCGCAGACCGGTCTTCCGCTGCGGTACGGCGAGGGGCTTCTCGCGGGGCGCCGGGCCCTCGTGATCGTCACGGCAGGGGAGGACGACCGGTCCATCGGGGAACGGGGGATCAGCGGCGATCTGGACTCGCTGATGTTCCCGCTCACCCACGGAACCCTCTGGTACACGGGCATCGAGCCGCTCGACCTGCATGTCGTCCACGATGCGGACGGAATGGACGCGGCGGGCATCGATCACGAGAGCGCGCGCCTGGTCGAACGGCTCTCGGGGCTCGGCGACGAGTCACCGAGCCATCCCTACCGACGGCTGCGCGACGGCGACTATCACGGCACCCGAGCCCTCCGAGCGGATCTGCTCCCCGGTCGCACCGACCTCGGCATCCATCGCGTGACGGTCGAGTGA
- a CDS encoding MFS transporter, whose amino-acid sequence MTFSIPAASARPRTAMHPWLAMIPLLLGILIGALAISSMSTALPAIRGDLTLIDSGALWLVDVYALSLAATLIIAARIGDAFGRKRIVLAGLAGFAVLNLVGGFAQDGMLLIVIRALLGVAEAFVVAGVVATIGAHYHARQRVLAYGMWTATFGAGSALGPVLGGLVTEGPGWRWLLLGSVPLAVVAGALAIWLVPDSRSSRRPSWDILSILSSIVALGALVFALHEVLAAPLAAGIAGVVAVGTLVFFIRRQRTLAEPLIDMRLFRVPGFSPAIVRIVASGGVSTASVLLVSLHLQDARGFSAAEAGIAILPQAVAIALGGVLAPLLLRWLSSPTLTVLALVVQGAGLIWLSTGVDLVAIPLVLIGGGFGVAATLAATTLFDVTTEDDAGQVGAIQEVGFALGGGLGIAVLGTIAVIAGSRGFVVALLIAAGAVVAAALLPLWRRTARHPVSH is encoded by the coding sequence GTGACCTTCTCGATCCCTGCGGCATCCGCTCGTCCGCGCACGGCCATGCATCCGTGGCTCGCCATGATCCCGCTGCTTCTCGGCATCCTGATCGGGGCGCTCGCGATCAGCAGCATGTCGACCGCGCTGCCCGCGATCCGCGGCGACCTCACCCTCATCGACAGCGGTGCCCTGTGGCTCGTCGACGTCTACGCGCTTTCGTTGGCGGCGACCCTGATCATCGCCGCCCGGATCGGCGATGCGTTCGGGCGCAAGCGCATCGTGCTCGCAGGCCTCGCGGGCTTCGCCGTGCTCAACCTGGTGGGCGGGTTCGCCCAGGACGGGATGCTGCTGATCGTCATCCGCGCGCTCCTCGGCGTCGCCGAGGCCTTCGTCGTGGCCGGCGTCGTCGCCACGATCGGCGCGCACTATCACGCGCGACAGCGAGTGCTGGCCTATGGAATGTGGACCGCGACATTCGGCGCGGGCAGCGCACTCGGCCCCGTGCTCGGGGGCCTCGTCACGGAGGGTCCGGGGTGGCGATGGCTGCTGCTGGGGAGTGTGCCGCTCGCGGTCGTCGCCGGTGCGCTCGCGATCTGGCTCGTGCCCGACTCCCGCAGCTCGCGACGGCCGTCGTGGGACATCCTCAGCATCCTGTCGTCGATCGTCGCGCTCGGCGCCCTCGTCTTCGCCCTGCATGAGGTGCTCGCCGCTCCCCTCGCCGCGGGCATCGCCGGAGTGGTCGCGGTCGGCACGCTCGTGTTCTTCATCCGCCGGCAGCGCACCCTCGCCGAACCGCTCATCGACATGCGGCTCTTCCGCGTACCCGGTTTCAGCCCCGCCATCGTGCGCATCGTGGCGAGCGGCGGAGTGTCGACGGCATCCGTTCTCCTGGTGAGCCTGCACCTGCAGGATGCCAGGGGCTTCAGCGCGGCCGAGGCCGGAATCGCGATTCTCCCGCAGGCTGTGGCGATCGCGCTCGGAGGGGTGCTGGCCCCTTTGCTCCTGCGGTGGCTGAGCTCACCCACGCTCACGGTGCTCGCTCTCGTCGTGCAGGGCGCGGGGCTCATCTGGCTGTCGACCGGGGTCGATCTCGTCGCGATCCCGCTCGTGCTGATCGGAGGGGGATTCGGGGTCGCGGCGACGCTCGCCGCGACCACGCTCTTCGACGTGACGACCGAAGACGACGCCGGTCAGGTGGGGGCGATCCAGGAGGTCGGCTTCGCCCTCGGCGGCGGTCTCGGCATCGCGGTGCTCGGCACGATCGCCGTGATCGCCGGGTCTCGCGGATTCGTCGTCGCCCTCCTCATCGCAGCCGGGGCGGTCGTCGCCGCCGCACTCCTGCCGCTGTGGCGGCGCACGGCTCGCCACCCCGTCTCCCACTGA
- a CDS encoding winged helix-turn-helix transcriptional regulator: protein MREKTERIVREWGDACDAEVSIAVLGGAWKPSILSLLGEHEVLRFGELSRLLDEPTARVLTRQLRELEDDGLLIRTVYRQVPPKVEYRLSDLGRGSMPLVDALTAWGGRYAAHQRGELERLAAEPETLDAAVAR, encoded by the coding sequence ATGAGGGAGAAGACGGAGCGCATCGTCCGCGAGTGGGGCGACGCGTGCGACGCGGAGGTCTCGATCGCGGTGCTCGGCGGGGCCTGGAAGCCCAGCATCCTGAGCCTGCTCGGCGAGCATGAGGTGCTGCGATTCGGCGAGCTCAGCAGGTTGCTCGACGAGCCGACCGCTCGCGTGCTCACCCGCCAGCTGCGTGAGCTCGAAGACGACGGGCTGCTCATCCGCACGGTGTACCGCCAGGTGCCACCCAAGGTCGAATACCGGCTGAGCGACCTCGGTCGGGGGTCGATGCCCCTCGTCGACGCGCTCACCGCCTGGGGCGGTCGGTATGCGGCTCACCAGCGAGGCGAGCTCGAACGGCTCGCCGCCGAACCCGAGACGCTCGACGCCGCCGTCGCGCGCTGA
- the argG gene encoding argininosuccinate synthase yields the protein MSKVLQSLPVGERVGIAFSGGLDTSVAVAWMRDKGAVPYTYTGDLGQYDEDDIESIPGRALEYGAEASRLVDCKTALVEEGLVALSCGAFHIRSGGRTYFNTTPLGRAVTGTLLVRAMKEDGVDIWGDGSTYKGNDIERFYRYGLLANPRLRVYKPWLDADFVTELGGRKEMSEWLVAHDFPYRDSVEKAYSTDANIWGATHEAKTLEHLDVSLETVDPIMGVKFWDPSVAIETEDVSVTFEAGRPVAINGVEYTDPVALVMEANTIGGRHGLGMSDQIENRIIEAKSRGIYEAPAMALLFIAYERLVNGILNEDTLATYHEQGRRLGRLMYEGRWLEPQSLMLRESIQRWVGLTISGTVTIRLRRGDDWTILDTTSPNLSYGPEKLSMERVGDAAFGPVDRIGQLTMRNLDIADSRSRLEQYAGLGLIGGATGELVGRVTAGESGEITGSVEEVDENLADAVDNASEGAAFDSGLD from the coding sequence ATGTCCAAGGTCCTCCAGTCACTTCCCGTCGGCGAGCGCGTCGGCATCGCCTTCTCCGGAGGACTCGACACCTCCGTCGCCGTCGCCTGGATGCGCGACAAGGGTGCCGTCCCCTACACGTACACCGGCGACCTCGGGCAGTACGACGAAGACGACATCGAGTCGATCCCCGGTCGCGCTCTCGAATACGGCGCCGAGGCCTCGCGTCTGGTCGACTGCAAGACCGCCCTGGTCGAAGAGGGTCTCGTCGCACTGTCGTGCGGCGCCTTCCACATCCGCTCGGGCGGACGCACCTACTTCAACACGACGCCCCTCGGTCGCGCCGTCACCGGCACGCTGCTCGTGCGCGCCATGAAGGAAGACGGCGTCGACATCTGGGGCGACGGCTCGACCTACAAGGGCAACGACATCGAGAGGTTCTACCGCTACGGCCTGCTGGCCAACCCGCGCCTGCGCGTGTACAAGCCCTGGCTCGACGCCGACTTCGTCACCGAGCTCGGCGGCCGCAAGGAGATGAGCGAATGGCTCGTCGCCCATGACTTCCCCTACCGCGACTCTGTCGAGAAGGCGTACTCGACCGACGCCAACATCTGGGGTGCCACGCATGAGGCCAAGACCCTCGAGCACCTGGACGTCTCGCTCGAGACGGTCGACCCGATCATGGGTGTGAAGTTCTGGGACCCTTCCGTCGCGATCGAGACCGAAGACGTCTCCGTCACGTTCGAGGCCGGACGCCCGGTCGCCATCAACGGCGTCGAGTACACCGACCCGGTGGCCCTCGTGATGGAGGCCAACACGATCGGCGGGCGCCACGGCCTCGGCATGAGCGACCAGATCGAGAACCGCATCATCGAGGCGAAGTCGCGCGGCATCTACGAGGCTCCGGCCATGGCGCTGCTCTTCATCGCCTACGAGCGCCTCGTCAACGGCATCCTGAACGAGGACACCCTCGCGACCTACCACGAGCAGGGTCGCCGTCTCGGTCGCCTCATGTACGAGGGACGCTGGCTCGAGCCGCAGTCGCTCATGCTCCGCGAGTCGATCCAGCGCTGGGTCGGCCTCACGATCTCGGGCACCGTCACGATCCGCCTGCGCCGCGGAGACGACTGGACGATCCTCGACACCACGTCGCCCAACCTGTCGTACGGCCCCGAGAAGCTCTCGATGGAGCGTGTCGGCGACGCTGCGTTCGGCCCGGTCGACCGCATCGGACAGCTCACGATGCGCAACCTCGACATCGCCGACTCGCGCTCGCGCCTCGAGCAGTATGCGGGCCTCGGCCTCATCGGCGGCGCGACCGGCGAGCTCGTCGGACGCGTCACGGCCGGCGAATCGGGCGAGATCACGGGTTCCGTCGAGGAGGTCGACGAGAACCTCGCCGATGCGGTCGACAACGCATCCGAGGGTGCGGCGTTCGACTCCGGACTCGACTGA
- a CDS encoding TetR/AcrR family transcriptional regulator translates to MTTRAPRRDSVENRAGILDAARATLATDPRASIDVIARSAGLSRRTLYGHFDDREALIRELISVGAQRFNAIAESVTDTDSRIALARLAARLWQEAAHVQVAAALALDEAHVQHTADALAPLRRTVAALARRGQEDGSFRTDLPAPTLARLIEEVARTVVSRTDAHSAGAAGLAVRTLLSIAGLSWREADELLAAHPDIVESQEVSA, encoded by the coding sequence ATGACCACCCGTGCTCCCCGCCGTGACTCCGTCGAGAATCGCGCCGGAATCCTCGATGCGGCCCGAGCGACCCTCGCGACCGACCCGCGCGCATCGATCGACGTCATCGCCCGCAGCGCCGGTCTGTCGCGCCGCACCCTCTACGGCCACTTCGACGACCGAGAGGCCCTGATCCGCGAGCTGATCTCGGTCGGAGCGCAGCGCTTCAACGCGATCGCCGAGTCCGTCACCGACACCGACTCGCGCATCGCGCTCGCCCGCCTCGCCGCACGACTCTGGCAGGAGGCCGCGCACGTGCAGGTCGCCGCGGCGCTCGCGCTCGACGAAGCCCACGTGCAGCACACCGCCGACGCTCTCGCCCCTCTGCGCCGCACCGTCGCCGCCCTCGCACGGCGCGGGCAGGAAGACGGCAGCTTCCGCACCGACCTCCCCGCCCCGACCCTCGCCCGTCTCATCGAAGAGGTCGCGCGCACGGTCGTCTCGCGCACGGATGCCCACAGCGCCGGCGCGGCCGGGCTCGCCGTGCGCACGCTGCTCAGCATCGCCGGGCTCTCGTGGCGCGAGGCCGACGAACTGCTGGCAGCACACCCGGACATCGTCGAATCGCAGGAGGTCAGCGCGTGA